Proteins encoded together in one Chitinophaga sp. LS1 window:
- a CDS encoding ABC transporter ATP-binding protein, translating into MSIALKADKISKYFYTPEKFKVLSDVSFEVQKGEFVSVIGKSGSGKSTMLYILSTMDTDYTGNLVLNDQQITGSSVNMLAAFRNEHLGFVFQFHYLLPDFTCLQNVMIPALRLKKLSTAEIEHNAYEKLKTLGLADQALKTASRISGGQQQRVAIARALINEPAIIMGDEPTGNLDSRNTAVVFDIFKQLAAEHNKTIITVTHDNDFAAKSDRIIEMKDGIIISHDRKPEEL; encoded by the coding sequence ATGAGTATCGCATTGAAAGCTGACAAAATCAGCAAATACTTTTATACACCAGAGAAATTCAAAGTCTTGTCCGATGTAAGTTTTGAAGTACAAAAGGGCGAGTTTGTATCTGTGATCGGCAAGTCTGGCTCTGGCAAATCTACTATGCTCTACATCCTATCCACCATGGATACCGACTATACCGGCAACCTGGTTTTGAATGATCAACAGATCACAGGTAGTTCGGTCAACATGCTGGCGGCTTTCAGGAATGAGCATCTGGGCTTTGTATTCCAGTTCCACTACCTGTTACCAGATTTTACCTGTCTTCAAAATGTAATGATCCCTGCTTTGCGGCTAAAGAAACTCTCCACAGCAGAAATTGAACACAATGCATATGAAAAGCTGAAAACGCTGGGACTTGCAGATCAGGCACTGAAAACCGCTTCCCGCATATCAGGTGGTCAGCAGCAGCGTGTGGCAATCGCCCGTGCCCTGATCAATGAACCAGCTATCATTATGGGAGATGAGCCAACCGGTAACCTGGATAGCCGGAATACTGCGGTGGTGTTCGACATCTTCAAACAACTGGCAGCAGAGCATAACAAGACAATTATTACCGTGACCCACGATAATGACTTTGCTGCCAAAAGTGACCGGATTATCGAAATGAAAGACGGAATTATCATCAGTCATGACCGTAAACCAGAAGAGCTATGA